Part of the bacterium BMS3Abin11 genome, GATATCATAATTTTTGCGCATCACCCGGCACACCTTATCGAGCAGTGCTGTTTTACCTGAACCAACGGGGCCGCCAACGCCGACACGTAAGGGGTTTTGTGATGATTTTTGCCGCAAAGTTTCTGCCATGATTTACCTTATTTCAGGAACGGAATAAACGGGTGTACTGTGTTTCATGTTGAGCACTGGCAATGGCCAGTGCAGGGCTGGAACAGCCCACTTCATCATCGGTCAGCTGTGCAGCCCTTTCGAGTACTTCATCGACCTGACTGGAAAGATGCATCAGAATTTTCTGTCCATCTGTTTGTCCCAGCGGTACCAGTTTAACCGCCGCAATAACTAGATTTTCCAGCCAGCTCCAGACATATCCCAGGCAGGCCTGATGCGGGGGGATATCCCAGGCCACACTGGCAAATGAGTAACCGGCTGCCTGGCTGGATTTTACCAGTGATTCATAGTGTGTGATTTCTGCTATATCCAGTGAAGACAGTAGACGAAACAGGGCATAAGCACGGTTCTTCTCTTCCATTCGTAACTCGCCCGTCTCACGACTGGCCATGATCAACTCACTCCAGCGTTGCAGTGATGCTGTATCGTCGTCTGACCAGGCCTGCATCATGCGCAATAGAATGGGTATTTCCAGATCCTGCATACTGGTCTGAAGTAGATCACTTAACCATTGCTTCAGTCTGTCCGCGTCATTCAGCCAGCCGGCTTCTACACACCACTCAATACCCTGAGAATAGGTGAAAGCACCAATGGGTAATGATGGGCTGATCAATTGCATCAGCCGCAACAATGCCAGATCAGTGATCATGTTCATGGTCGCCCCTATGCTCGTGACTGTGGGAATGGCCATGTGCGTGGCTATGCGAATGTCCCTGTATATGCCCATAGTCACCATAGGCTCCCGGTTCAGGTTCAAATGGCGCTTCTTCGTTGAGCACTTTCAGTCCTAATTTCTGACAGAGCTCATCCAGTACATGATCCGTCTGATAGCGAATAAATTTCTCTGAGATTTGCAATGCGACATGTCTGTTGCCGAGGTGATAACAGGCGCGTGCTTGCTGCATTGCATCATCACAATACGCGGTGCTGACGGCTTCTTTCGCGGCCCTTATCATTACCGTGTCACCATCATCTGAGGCCAGACAATCCCCTTCTCTTAGTATGATGCCGCGCTCGAGAACCAGGCCGGCTTCTTCACCATTGTCCAGCACCACACGCTGACGACTTTTCTGGCGCAATTCATAACTCAGGGTCAGGGTAAGATCAGACCCATTCGCCGTTTTATGGGTAAAACATAACATGCTTAAAACAGAAAGTAGCGTTGTGCCATCGGCAGAACTTTTGCCGGCTCACAGGTCAGTAGCTCACCGTCTGCACGCACTTCATAAGTTTGCGAATCGACCGAAATTTCCGGCAGGTAATCATTCAACAGCATATCTTTTTTTGTAACTGAACGGCACCGTTTTACCACACCAATCATGCTTTGCAAATTGAGTTCTTCATGCACCGCCGCGTCGTAGCCTGCCTGAGATAGAAAGGTCATCGATGTGGCATTGCGTGCCCCACCCAGAGCAGCAAACATGTGGCGATAGTGTACAGGCTGCGGTGTTGGGATGGATGCATTCGGATCACCCATAGGCGCGGCAACGATCATTCCACCTTTTATGATGACGCCGGGCTTACTGCCGAAAAAGGCCGGTTTCCATAACACCAGATCGGCAAGTTTACCGACTTCTATCGAACCCACTTCATGGCTGATGCCATGTGCCAGAGCAGGATTGATTGTGTATTTGGCAATATAACGTTTGACCCGGGCATTATCTGAATCTGCCGGGTCACCCGCCAGACTACCGCGCTGCACCCGCATCTTGTGAGCGGTCTGCCAGGTGCGAGTAATGACCTCTCCAACACGCCCCATGGCCTGCGAGTCCGAAGCAATCATTGAAAAGGCGCCCAGGTCGTGCAATATGTCCTCGGCTGCAATGGTCTCTCTTCTAATGCGTGATTCGGCAAAGGCCACATCTTCGGCGATATTCGGATCAAGGTGATGACAGACCATCAGCATATCCAGGTGTTCATCAATGGTGTTAATGGTGTAGGGACGGGTCGGGTTAGTTGAAGAAGGTAATACATTTTTATAGCCACAGACCTTGATGATGTCCGGTGCATGGCCGCCACCTGCTCCTTCTGTATGATAGGTATGAATAGTGCGCCCTTTCATGGCAGCAAGACTGTCTTCAACAAACCCGGATTCATTCAGGGTGTCTGTATGAATCGCAACCTGTACATCGTATTCTTCAGCTACCGCCAGACAATTATCAATGGATGCGGGTGTGGTCCCCCAGTCTTCGTGCAATTTAAGACCAATGGCACCAGCCATGACTTGCTCCGCCAGCGCCTCGGGTAAACTGGCATTACCTTTCCCGAGATAACCAAGATTCATAGGCAGTTCATCCGATGCCTGCAACATTCTGTGTATATTCCACGGTCCTGGGGTACATGTAGTGGCATTTGTCCCGGTCGCTGGACCGGTTCCGCCACCCAGCATCGTCGTCACACCAGACATCAGGGCATCCTCGACCTGTTGTGGACAGATAAAATGTATATGTGAATCTATACCACCGGCGGTCAATATCTGCCCTTCTCCAGCAATCACCTCAGTGCCCGGTCCAATAACGATGCTAACCGCCGCCTGGGTATCGGGATTGCCTGCCTTGCCTATGCCCGCTATACGTCCATCCTTGATGCCGACATCCGCCTTAACAATGCCCCAGTGATCCAGAATCAGGGCATTGGTAATGACCACATCAACCACGTCAGCAGAGATTCTTTGACTCTGCCCCATACCATCACGAATGACTTTGCCACCACCAAATTTCACCTCGTCACCATAGACGGTGTGGTCATCCTCAACGGCAATCCACAAATCCGAATCACCGAGTCGAACACGATCGCCGATACTGGGGCCATACATTTCGGCATAGGCCTGTTTACTGATTTTTGCCATTATTATTCCTCCACAGCGCCCATGACGAGCCCATTGAAACCATAAATTTTTTCATCTCCTGCAAACCTGACTAAAACCACTTCGCGAGTCTGCCCTGGCTCAAAACGCACCGCCGTGCCCGCAGGGATGTCCAGCCTGAAACCCCTACTCTTTTCACGTTCAAATATCAGACCTTTGTTTACTTCATAAAAATGATAATGTGAGCCTACCTGAATTGGTCGATCACCGGTATTTGCGACATTAAGAGTAACAGCTTCACGATCGACATTAATCTCGCGTTCGCCTTCACCTGCGACTATCTCACCGGGCTGAAATGTATCCACCGCCCCCCCCTCTACTGGCATAATGGGAGAATGTACCGTCACCAGTTTTGTGCCATCGGGAAAGGTGGCTTCCACCTGAACATCGTGGATCATCTCAGCAATGCCATCCATCACATCTGCCATCGTCAATAAGGTGCGACCATGATCCATTAACTGTGCCACCGTCATGCCTTCACGCGCACCTTCCATGATGGCGCCGCTTATATAGGCCACTGCTTCCGGATAATTCAGTTTTAGACCTTTATCCTTGCGTCGTTCGGCGAGTAGTGCGGCGGTAAACAGTAAAAGTTTGTCTTTTTCACGTGGGGTGAGTTCCATAATTATGTCCTTTTAATAATCCTTGCTGTCCAATAAATATGTTGTAGGTTTTAATTCATTCTGACAAAAACTGTGCGAATGAAT contains:
- the ureE gene encoding urease accessory protein UreE, yielding MLCFTHKTANGSDLTLTLSYELRQKSRQRVVLDNGEEAGLVLERGIILREGDCLASDDGDTVMIRAAKEAVSTAYCDDAMQQARACYHLGNRHVALQISEKFIRYQTDHVLDELCQKLGLKVLNEEAPFEPEPGAYGDYGHIQGHSHSHAHGHSHSHEHRGDHEHDH
- the ureA gene encoding urease subunit alpha, encoding MELTPREKDKLLLFTAALLAERRKDKGLKLNYPEAVAYISGAIMEGAREGMTVAQLMDHGRTLLTMADVMDGIAEMIHDVQVEATFPDGTKLVTVHSPIMPVEGGAVDTFQPGEIVAGEGEREINVDREAVTLNVANTGDRPIQVGSHYHFYEVNKGLIFEREKSRGFRLDIPAGTAVRFEPGQTREVVLVRFAGDEKIYGFNGLVMGAVEE
- the ureF gene encoding urease accessory protein UreF, whose amino-acid sequence is MNMITDLALLRLMQLISPSLPIGAFTYSQGIEWCVEAGWLNDADRLKQWLSDLLQTSMQDLEIPILLRMMQAWSDDDTASLQRWSELIMASRETGELRMEEKNRAYALFRLLSSLDIAEITHYESLVKSSQAAGYSFASVAWDIPPHQACLGYVWSWLENLVIAAVKLVPLGQTDGQKILMHLSSQVDEVLERAAQLTDDEVGCSSPALAIASAQHETQYTRLFRS
- the ureC gene encoding urease subunit alpha, giving the protein MAKISKQAYAEMYGPSIGDRVRLGDSDLWIAVEDDHTVYGDEVKFGGGKVIRDGMGQSQRISADVVDVVITNALILDHWGIVKADVGIKDGRIAGIGKAGNPDTQAAVSIVIGPGTEVIAGEGQILTAGGIDSHIHFICPQQVEDALMSGVTTMLGGGTGPATGTNATTCTPGPWNIHRMLQASDELPMNLGYLGKGNASLPEALAEQVMAGAIGLKLHEDWGTTPASIDNCLAVAEEYDVQVAIHTDTLNESGFVEDSLAAMKGRTIHTYHTEGAGGGHAPDIIKVCGYKNVLPSSTNPTRPYTINTIDEHLDMLMVCHHLDPNIAEDVAFAESRIRRETIAAEDILHDLGAFSMIASDSQAMGRVGEVITRTWQTAHKMRVQRGSLAGDPADSDNARVKRYIAKYTINPALAHGISHEVGSIEVGKLADLVLWKPAFFGSKPGVIIKGGMIVAAPMGDPNASIPTPQPVHYRHMFAALGGARNATSMTFLSQAGYDAAVHEELNLQSMIGVVKRCRSVTKKDMLLNDYLPEISVDSQTYEVRADGELLTCEPAKVLPMAQRYFLF